The Lolium rigidum isolate FL_2022 chromosome 2, APGP_CSIRO_Lrig_0.1, whole genome shotgun sequence genomic interval acaaacaccagtcgttgtgtagggctacaagagcacctcaatgccggagttaacaagctccacaacattcgatgttcatatttaaataaccttagagcataatagatcattgcaaaataaaccaagaactaacatagcgcacacactcgtccacattacactatgaaggaggaatagatcacatcaatactatcataatgataattaactccacaatctacaagagatcatgatcatagcctacgacaagaaccacacggtgcacacactagtcacctttacaccatgcaggaggaatagactactttaacatcacatgagtagcacacaactagtagcgatacaaagctcatatgaatctcaatcatgtaaagcagctcatgagattattgtattgaggtacatgggagagagattaaccacatagctacagcggagccctcagcctcgggggtggattactccctcctcatcgtggaggcagcgatggcggtgaagatggcggtggagatggctccgggggcaattccccgtcccggcagggtgccggaacagagagttctgtcccccgaattggagtttcgcgacggtggcggcgcccatggagtctttctggagtttcgtcaagaggttagttccggaaaacacataataatgacatataatatgtacaaaacatgtagatatcatcaataatgtggcatgaaacataagaaattatcgatacgtcggagacgtatcaggcacctgtcgaagttttcaccagtatcccgagatcatgtccagggacgtgattttgaagtaggtttgtgcggattgccactagagcagttaactagtacctgatccgtcagatgaactagccccaactaccattatccatgtacaatatagaaattcatatgcaaagatatgtgataaagttcagagttatcgaataaatataaaggtggagattttacttgactctacgattcaaacaaaatctcgggggctactgacataggcatccccaatgggcctgtcgaataacgtacccggggtttactgaaggcccacgacccgaaggataagaagattcggaagcccaaaatACTATTAagtaaagctagagttgtaataggaagcgttatttgtaatcttgcgggacgggttagaaaccctcccggactctgtaaacttgtgtatcacgaatccctcggctccacctcctatataaaggggagtcgagggacaaagaaaggatcgaatcattgttttcacaaaccctagcttttacatcgtcgagtacttttcggctggaaccttcgagatctacttgccctctacatccaacgaaaccctagtctactacttgtaggcattgacaagttaataccttgtcaatcggGGTCTGTCTATTCTGCAGTATACCGACGACACGattattttttttttggatcatgACCTGAAAAAGGTaagaaatctgaaattaattttgttgGCATTTGAGCAACTGTCCGGCCTAAAGATTAATAAtgtatataaaaatattttttaacaATGTATATAACAGTAATATGTATGTATTCATGAACATATGGATAATAAAATATGTATGCGCTTATACTTGATAAATTACCATCAGATCATGTGTGTATGATTGTGTATGCCATGCACTCCTAATTTGAAGGGAAGACTAAGTGGAGAAGAGTTTTGAAGTCCCCCAAAGATATAGGCTCAATTGATCATGGGCACCAATTATTATATTTTTGCTAAAACTCCTATTGTATAAAAGAATTTAATATGTTCATACACAAATTATTTTAGGAGAATAACAATATGGATTTTAAATTCTGTCATCATAAAAATGATAAAATAAACGGAGCACAACACATTAGAGAACACCTTCAGAGTATGTGATAAGATAAAACAACACTTCACATGGCTGCTGCATACATCAGTAATCTTCAGAGTATGTGTATACCTTCATTTTTGGAGAACTAtcttgcaagatcataaataaaaactaaaataacACTAATTTCAGTGTGTAAACAATGAATGAATATCTCCAAAATGAAAAATCTATCAAATAAAATTAATAGGAACAACTTTGAGCTCTCATGGAAAAATACCTTGAGAAAGGAAAGGAATCTGCACTGTGTGAAttcaagagaaaaaaaaagaactttCACTCGGTTCATATGAACAAATAGCAGCTGCCTATGGTGATGTAGTGTTGTGTAAGGCTCACCTGATATGATCAAAGCACTGCATTTCCCTGCTTCCAAGGTGAACACTGCCGAGTTGCATACATGGCAAATGCATAGCTCAGTAAATGAAAAGATCCAATGGCTCATCACCACTAAAATTCAGTGGTTTAGCTAGTCACCAAAATCTCTAGCTTCACATTGCCCCAGAAGTAATTTGTGCAACAGCTAGAAACCGCAAATCATACTGTAAGCACAACTGCGTATCACTATCATCATGAATATACAGGTGCAAGTACATTAATTTCATTTTGGTTTATCACTGCAAAATTTAGAACTCACAGGCCCAAGTGTTTTATCTGCAGAGAAATCAACATAATTGATGACCCATTTCACCACCGCTATATGCCAGCTCGTAAATTGTGATCAAGATTCAAGAAAACGCCTCAACCGCAAACTTGTACAGTTACTTTTCTTCCAGGATAAAGGGAAGCATTTCACAATTCACACAACAGTGAGCACTAACGATCAGTAACATCTATCGCTAACGCATGAGGAAACTAACGAAGTTCCTGACCAATTTCACCAACAAAGCAGTTCATCAAGTCGAAATCAACAAAGTTCATGACCAATTTCACCACCAAAGCAGTTCGAAATCAACAAAGTTCCTGACCAACTTCACCACCACTCGATCAGAGCTACGCAAGACGATCACAGAAGCTAAAACATCAACAAGGCATCTCTCAACTCCACCCGCACCGTTCCTCTCTCGATCGATCCGTCTCCCTAGCTACCTACTCGATGGCGATCTGGAACACGTCTTCTTGAGCTTGGGCACGGTCACCATGAGCACGCCGTTCTTCATCTCGGCCTTGATCTTGTCCACCTTGAACGCGTTGGCGGGCATCTCGATGCGGGCGCTGTACTTGGGCACCGCGGCGTCGTCCTTGTCACCGTCCCAGGCATCCTTCTCGCCCTCCCCCTTGATCACCAGGCTGTTCTGCTCCGCCGACAccttcacgtgtcccttccccagcCCCGGCATCGGCACCTTCAGATacaccgcctcgtcgtcctccttcGCCACCGGCCACCCGCGCCACGCCGCGGAGGAGAGGCCGCTCGGACCAGAAGCAGAGACTGCGTCCTCCATCAGACCCAGCAGACGGCCCAGGCT includes:
- the LOC124690477 gene encoding 26.2 kDa heat shock protein, mitochondrial-like encodes the protein MASAVASSCPALANVKKMLAEPSATGAPVAYCALSPAAVRRLCSTQGKEARRSDDDDDTDTNGEYKDADAVGRRRARETDRPSFFSHDVFDRFGAPTSLGRLLGLMEDAVSASGPSGLSSAAWRGWPVAKEDDEAVYLKVPMPGLGKGHVKVSAEQNSLVIKGEGEKDAWDGDKDDAAVPKYSARIEMPANAFKVDKIKAEMKNGVLMVTVPKLKKTCSRSPSSR